One Roseburia rectibacter DNA window includes the following coding sequences:
- a CDS encoding MATE family efflux transporter: MTKDMTNGSPMKLILGFSIPLLFGYLFQQFYNLVDTLIVGRFLGVDALAAVGSTGSLNFLIIGFCMGVCNGFAIPLAHKFGAGDYKGLRAFMVNAVYLSAVFAVVMTIVTVVFCRPILELMRTPDNIIDGAYLYIVIIFAGIPATYLYNLISAIIRSMGDSKTPVVFLVISSVMNIVLDLVFIINLHLGVAGASLATVISQAVSGIGCLIYSWKKFEILHPDADERRWNSSYMKTLCGMGVPMGLQYSITAIGSVILQSAVNTLGSNAVASMTAGSKIGMFFCCPFDAMGSTMATYGGQNVGAKKMDRISKGLKACSMLGIGYAVIAFGVLALTGRNLALFFVERAEVEVIENVYLFLFINSAFYIPLAFVNIVRFLIQGMGYSKFAILAGVCEMVARTLVGFALVPMFGFPAACFASPVAWIFADAFLFPAYRHVYHKTEEMLNVNIQ; this comes from the coding sequence ATGACAAAAGATATGACGAATGGTTCTCCGATGAAGCTGATTTTAGGTTTCTCCATTCCACTTTTGTTTGGATATCTGTTTCAGCAGTTTTATAATCTGGTAGATACACTGATCGTCGGAAGATTTCTTGGTGTGGATGCGCTTGCAGCAGTAGGTTCTACCGGATCATTAAACTTTTTGATCATCGGATTCTGCATGGGTGTCTGCAATGGTTTTGCGATTCCCCTGGCACATAAATTTGGTGCCGGTGATTACAAAGGATTACGTGCATTTATGGTCAATGCTGTTTATTTATCTGCAGTTTTTGCAGTTGTTATGACGATAGTTACGGTAGTATTCTGCCGTCCTATCTTAGAGTTGATGCGTACACCGGACAACATTATCGATGGGGCATACCTGTACATTGTGATCATTTTTGCGGGAATACCGGCAACGTATCTGTACAACCTTATTTCAGCGATCATCCGTTCCATGGGAGACAGTAAGACGCCGGTTGTGTTTTTGGTGATCTCATCTGTGATGAATATTGTACTGGACCTTGTTTTTATTATAAATCTTCATCTGGGTGTGGCAGGTGCATCGCTTGCAACAGTGATCTCACAGGCAGTATCAGGAATCGGATGCCTGATCTATAGCTGGAAGAAGTTTGAGATACTGCATCCGGATGCGGATGAACGCAGATGGAACAGTTCTTATATGAAAACACTCTGTGGTATGGGCGTGCCGATGGGACTGCAGTATTCGATTACGGCAATCGGAAGTGTTATTTTACAGAGTGCGGTAAATACCCTCGGATCTAATGCGGTTGCATCCATGACTGCAGGAAGCAAGATCGGTATGTTTTTCTGCTGTCCGTTTGATGCAATGGGATCAACGATGGCGACTTATGGCGGACAGAATGTCGGTGCAAAGAAAATGGACCGTATCTCAAAGGGATTAAAGGCGTGTTCCATGCTTGGAATCGGGTATGCAGTCATTGCATTTGGCGTGCTCGCACTGACCGGAAGGAATCTTGCGCTGTTCTTCGTGGAACGTGCTGAGGTGGAAGTCATTGAGAATGTATACCTGTTTTTATTTATCAACAGCGCATTTTATATTCCACTCGCATTTGTTAATATCGTCCGTTTCCTGATACAGGGAATGGGATACAGTAAATTTGCGATCCTTGCAGGTGTATGCGAGATGGTGGCAAGAACACTTGTCGGATTTGCATTAGTGCCGATGTTCGGATTCCCGGCAGCATGTTTTGCAAGCCCTGTCGCATGGATTTTTGCAGATGCATTTTTGTTCCCGGCATACCGTCATGTATACCATAAGACAGAAGAGATGCTGAATGTAAACATACAGTAA
- a CDS encoding peptidylprolyl isomerase, producing the protein MKRKFTRVAAVLCGVSLLLSGCRIGNKNIVVSNILNDRQVFRIEGTVCSLKEARVYMTNYQNIYGTAYGVDLWKHDFGDDSLVKYIKAITMEELTQVVSMDLLAQSREVALSEDELSAISEAAAEYYASLSQEEGTYLDVTESDISEYYQHYALAQKLYNSLTNSVNEEVSDDEARVIEIMQIFVADSTKANDVAAKLERGDDFASVANNYNELSSIQTTVARDELPKEVEEVAFNLDNGQTSSKIATDKGFYFIKCLNKYNEELTEANKSNIVEKREKEAFDDVYNQFVAGLDSSINKDMWDALTLDTTDGIQTDSFFEIFEKHCGEI; encoded by the coding sequence ATGAAGAGAAAATTTACAAGGGTTGCGGCTGTACTGTGCGGTGTGTCACTGTTATTGAGCGGATGCCGCATTGGCAATAAAAATATTGTGGTTTCAAATATATTAAATGACCGTCAGGTATTCAGGATCGAAGGAACTGTCTGCAGTTTAAAAGAAGCAAGGGTGTATATGACCAACTACCAGAATATCTACGGAACAGCGTATGGGGTGGATCTCTGGAAACATGATTTTGGGGATGATTCCCTCGTAAAGTATATAAAAGCGATCACAATGGAAGAACTTACGCAGGTGGTCAGTATGGATCTGCTTGCACAGTCAAGGGAAGTTGCACTTTCAGAGGATGAGCTTTCTGCAATATCAGAGGCTGCAGCAGAGTATTATGCATCATTATCCCAGGAGGAAGGCACTTACCTTGATGTGACAGAGAGTGATATCAGCGAATATTACCAGCATTACGCATTAGCCCAAAAACTCTACAATTCACTGACGAATAGTGTGAATGAGGAAGTAAGTGATGACGAGGCGCGTGTGATCGAGATCATGCAGATCTTTGTTGCGGACAGTACAAAGGCAAATGATGTAGCTGCAAAGTTAGAGCGTGGGGATGATTTTGCATCTGTGGCAAATAATTATAATGAACTGTCTTCCATACAGACCACGGTTGCGCGGGATGAGCTTCCAAAAGAGGTGGAAGAGGTTGCATTTAATCTCGATAACGGCCAGACTTCGTCTAAGATTGCAACAGACAAAGGTTTTTACTTTATCAAATGTCTGAATAAATACAACGAAGAACTGACAGAAGCAAACAAGTCAAATATCGTGGAAAAAAGAGAAAAAGAGGCATTTGATGATGTTTATAACCAGTTTGTGGCAGGTTTAGATTCCAGTATCAATAAAGATATGTGGGATGCGCTCACATTAGATACCACAGATGGTATACAGACAGACAGTTTCTTTGAGATTTTTGAAAAACATTGTGGGGAAATATAA